The following is a genomic window from Vitis vinifera cultivar Pinot Noir 40024 chromosome 6, ASM3070453v1.
TTATCTGGATAGAAATGTTGGCATGCATATGACAAGAAAGTAGTCAGAAGGTTCtaaaaactataaaaagtaGTTGGCAGGCATCTGAAATTAGGAAACCTCTCTTATCACTGTATAGAAGGGTTGGTCCTTCCATAAAAATCATCGCGTTAACAAATCCTTGGGCTGCCAATGTTAAGAATTCCCCTCTGGCTACTTGTTAGTCCTAGTGTCACAAACAATTGCATTGTATATGTTCTGATCCTACTTATCTTGAAACTTTTTTAGTCCAAAGATATTTACTGTAGTTCATTCCTACCATTAACCAAtactctagttttttttttggacaaaaaCCCATTTAACAAACTAACAACATGATTGTAGAAGCCTTTCTGGCTTCCCATAAAACATTCAGTTGGTTCATCCAAAATCAATGAAAAGACACAGATGATCAATGCCAACCAACACATAACATCATGCAGAACAAAATCAACTTCTGTATCCCATATTTTCTTGATAGGTACTGCTCTAGAGTACATATTTGAGTTTATATCAAAGCATCTATCCCAGGTTCCAACGTTCCACATAAGCTCATTTGGAATCAAATCAACCTCTCTCCATTTCTCACGTGTTATTGCCTTGTTGACATATGTGAAGTTATATCTTATCTGTTCATTGTTGTTTCTTCTTTAAACAGCATCATAATATATTTTGGAGACTATAGCATTCATGGTCAATCCCCATCACATGAAGCCAAACAATTTGTATGCTCTTGTTCCATATTTTCGTTAAATTATTAAACCAAAGATCTATTGCATGTCTATTAGGCCTCAGAAGATGATCCAATTCATCAGTTTTACGTGTTATAAATAGGTATTAAACTATGTTATTCACCTAATTTTGCATGAGCCAACAAGCTGCAATCTGGTTGAATCTGTTTTGATATCATATTAATAAGCACCTCACAAATGTGGTCACAAATCAGGTTATGTAGGTAGCATACAAGGATTACTcaagaagaagataaagaaaaaaaaaccacctcCTAGCTTAAAGGAGTAAGAATTCTAAGAAACTCTTCCACAACCAAAAAACCTACCTGAACATATGTAAGATATATCatgttgggaaaaaaaaaaaaaaaaaattccacttcAGTTCAAACAATTACAATATGGCAATTGAAACAGAGAGGCAAACAAACAATGAGAAAttcttttgataggcaaaaagcGAATACATTAATGTACCAATGAAAGGGTAAAGCCTAGTTaaagaaaaacagagtaaaaattttaaataaacaacaCACAGACACAGAGAGCCAACTCCTCAAGCCATCCCCCAATCTTGTCCACGGGATCAAATGAAGACAAAATTCCACAAGGAGGACCCAAGAGCAAAACCATGactacagaaaaaaaaaaaaaaaacttttaaacaaGGTACCTCCAACCCCTTTAAAAGCTTGACTTCCTaccaaatacaccaaaatgtCACAAAACAAAACTGCCCTCCAAAATTCCCTCCTCTTCCCCACAAAAGGATATGGAAAATAAgccttcttttttaaaatgacaGGAAGCACTTCAACACTCCATACGACTTTCATCTCAAGAAGCATTAAAACTgaacaattttaaaagtttatatatGACAATAAGTTTCAAGTTCCTATGCATGTACCGGATACCCATGAATCCTCATTTTCCAACCAACTAGATGTTGCATAGGTATAGAAAATATGGGAggacaatttagaaaatgaattttcaaaaatatgaataaaaaccaTAATGTTGTAGCAAACTAGATATAATCACTAAAAATGATTGCTCTTTAATCAGATAGAGCGTAGAAAAATGATCAGAATGAAACTAACTTAAATAGCTTAATTCAAAATATCCAAAACTCTTAAATCTATTTGAAAAACGGATAGATTGCAACTGAAGCAATTAAATCAGTGGGAGAAATTCTGTACAAGGTTACATGAGATAAATACTAGCAGAATGAAGCATTTTTAATGCTTGACACACATTTCACTGCAACTAACTGAAGCAAAACctaccaaacaaacaaaatgtGGGACAAAAACTAATTGTTTATCAATTCAAGCAGGAACTGAAAATAACATATGACATGATAAATTTAAGACCTTTAAAAGGGCTAAATCACTCCCTCAACTGAATCCAGGTTTTACAAATACAGTTTGATCCAATAGAATCTTGAATGACAAAGTAAAGCACATGAAAAGTAATAAAAACGAAAGCCACAGAGAAAAAAGCCTGCCTATACTATTTAGCATAACAAATAAGTTATGATCCTTATATCAtagaaaagtttttaaaggcaAAAGGATTTCCTGAGTTACAACTACAGCTCTGCAAGTGGCAAATCCAACTGTACGCTTGTGAATCAACCATTTCTGTCCAATAGTCTTTGTTTACATgattataataaaatgaataaccTGTACCACAACTTTAGATGCCAATTCATTAGTCCAGATCACACTGCCTTTGGTTGCAGATATCATACAAAAACATTGCATAAAACCATTATATTCTCATTTGTCAACAAGTTTGCCCGGCAAGTTGTTAGTCCAATGTACTCTTGTGAATCAACCATTTCTGTTCAATAGTCTTGGTTATCATGATTAGAACAAAGAGTATGACCTGTATCACAGCTTTaaatacccaattcattagtctTGATCACAAtgatttacttaaaaaaaaattatatacaataaTTTTCCTTAAGATTATAAACATTAGCAATACATAAATTGAGATTGGAATATTTATTTTAGACAGGTTAAGATTTGAACCTGAAAAACTTTGTGCATGGCTTCGATTTGCTTCCTATACCAGATGAAAAGGACTCCATTTCTGTTGCAGcacattaattaattttcctCAGTTAAAATTTCAGTGGGTTATTAATGTTGGAACTTTAAATAATATCCAAAGGTTATCATTTATTATCACTATAAACAACTAAGCCAGTTCAGAAAAATATAAACTATAAATTTGCATTTGATTGAAATAAAAGCCCAAATGAGCGAATGATAGCCTGTTTACTTGCTAAGAAACAAGAAGAaacgaaaatgaaaagaaaagaaaatttgaaaagttatgtttttctttgtctaggatcccaagaaaacaaaataataaactgGACTAAACCTTGTATAGTTACTCTTCTGAGTAaagttgaaatttttgttttattaagaaattagggattaaaagaacaagaaaaaggtaaaccttcaactttcttttcttttcctcagcTTTCTCAACAATTAAAGAGATAATAAGTACATACTTTCTTGCACAACAAAACCAAAAAGTACTACAAgataaaaattatggaaaaaaaattagtgttAAAAGGTAGAACCTCTATATACCCATCACCTCTTTCTTTATAATTATACATCTCATTCAGAATAATTCTTTCACAGACAATTATCTCCCATCCATTTCAAACATTTCTTGTCAAAATGGAGCCAAATCATGAGTCAATAGCAAAACACCAACATTTTCAATGATATGATTTGAGGAATACCCATTAACAAAAGGCATAACCATAACTCAAAATACGAAAATGCACTGACTGATGTGGTTTCCCCACAACAAAATTGACATTACTCAATATGCGAGAATGCACTGCCTAATGTGGTTTCCCCATATCAAAATTTGGGTGCTCCTATAAAATGTGGAACAAGAATCATATATGGAAAACACCAGAAACAGGTATGAGACCAAGAAAGTCAAAGTAAAGCACAAGAATCATATAAAAGAGCTAtcaccattaaaaaaataaatacagaaaatcaaattttatttacaatccAATGCAAAAACAAGCCTCTGTCCCAAACTAAGATATCAAAAGGTACAGTAATTTAAAACCCAACTGAAACAACAATTTGTGAAGAAAACGTATGATATCTGTTAAGAACTCCATAAACATGTCTGAAAATTTTATAGGAGATTTCTAACAGGGAAAAGTTCAAACTCCATTAGGATACTAGAAACTAGCTTACCTTACATATTTATTGATGAGAAAGCTGACttaaagaaaagatagaaagtaACAAATCCAATTTACTCTATTGCTTTGGTTTCAAACCCAATAACCCAACTAGCTTaactatttttattagaatCAACTAAGGAGGTGCGGTATTATGGCAGTTGGCCTCCTTAAAAGCACAACCATTCCTTTGGCACCTGAGAAAACAGGGAAAAAAATCCCTCACTGTTCCAATGAAGGcttctcttttctattttcgtTTTCAAACTTTTGATTTCTCTATCTTTCTCAGTAACATATAAGCTCATGGCAGTTGCTAAAAGAGAGTGCCctttaaccttttaaaacaatcatttcCCCCTTCTAAAAcattcatttcttttgttttactAACTATTCTCAGCAATCTAAGATTCAaacaaagcaaacaaaaatgCCAAGTTACCAAAGCCCTAGCTTCACCATATACAACCCTGCTTTTTTTCTCATATAAATATGTCCCTAAGTCTTACAACTCtttttttccaacattttcttaGTGTCCAAACGGAGATACAGACAAACCAAAATCCAATAAAAAGATAGCTAACAGAGAAAACTTGAAGAATTTAATCACAAAAGCAATGCGCGTACGAACCTTGCTTGGATTTCTTGAATCCCCCATTTCCATTCAAAGTACCCTCTTGCCTCCCTCTCTTGCGAGCACCTCCAAGCTCCATAGCTACCACCAACGATCAGATCGAAAAAATCGAACAATGGAAAGAAACAactagaaaatgaaagaaaactctagggaaaaaaaaaatcacaaaaccAAGATGAATGAATCAAATAGGTCGAGAAACAGTGAGAAAATCTCACAAAAAGAGAGAGCAAGAAccctagagagaaagagagagagtacAAGGCGGATTTGAAAATTAGGTTTAAATGCAGTTGATAGTTGATGGTTTTCACGTGCTACAAGTGGGTGATGTTATCAATCGTGTCATCACCGCTGCTCTCTGAATCAAAAGATCTACAGGTTATTGAGCTAGAAATAATAGGCCCATGGGCTCACTGGTTGTTTTGTTGTTTATATAGAAGAGATTCACGGGCCTCCTTGGGCCTCTGTTAAGCCAAAAATTATGGCCCTTTTGGTTGTGGATGCTAGAATGAGATCTATTGGGCTTAGAGAGCCCTCTAGTGAGCCTAAGCGCATGGGTCATTTGTTCTGGCCCaagacaacattttttttttaattaagtaaaaaagtAGAACTTTTTTCtagaaatgaaaaacaaattgtTAAGGATATTTTGAGTCTTCCCACTTAGctcaaattaattaatactCAGTGGGAAGTAGTTTCAAGGATAGAGATGAATTAGCTCTGAAGCATTTCATCAAGGCACTTAAGAAAATGAAGCAAAGGGTGGCATAAGGCCAAAAAcatcaagaagaagaaagaggatTCCTATTGTGATATGACACAAATGAGTATGAATTCATAAACTCAAACCACTGCTCTCAAGCTATATATGTGGAGTGCTAGTCAAGTCTTTCTACTAGATGACATTTGATTACTCATATATGCTTCAAAGAATTCATgtctttttttcccccttttgaGTGTTAAAAAAAGgcatgatatgcatattgaacTCAAATTCTTAtaagtttaaacttttaggttatgtttggttccggaaaatattaaaaaaaaaatgagaaggaaaataatttttttcatgtttggttgtcctaagaaaaatataaaagaaaataaaatataattaaaattaattagaaacttatatatttttaaactatttaatctttatattgatgagttaaaataaataaaatgagtttgaagtaacaaaaaaaaaaaaaatttatcaacttttaatttattttttattttccttcactttttttgtatattttctttcccttgtaaattttatgggaaccaaacataacttagaAAAATTGTAATCTATGCATCTATATATAGTTGTTTCTTCTCTCTCCAAATTTTATAGTCCATACATCTCTCAATATATAAGTATGGAGTTGCACGTGAGATAGGGCATATATACATATTCATCTCTCCATGTGTAGGTATGGAGCCGCATATAAGGAATGGTGTATCTGCATATTGAACTCAAATCCGATAAACTTAAACGTTTGAAAAAATCAATAGTTCAACATTGACGAGTTTCATTTGTGTAAATCACAATCATTATGTatcttttcctatattttttctCCATATGCTCCATCTACTGAATAAATTGCTGAGCATATCAATCACAGGATCCAATGTTGTTTAAGAAATAGTTGGAACTGCACAATCTCAAGTATTGACTGAGTACTACTAGTTGGTAAGCATAATGGTAAAGACACTAAGATGCagtatttttctacttttccttcTTCCCCACTATTTTCAtcacaaccaaacaaaaaaaaattgatacttttctttttttttttcctctttattttttcaagatCCATACCTAACTTCCTTTTTCCTTAAATGGAAGATAGTGGTGCTAGGAATTACTAGCAACTCATGTATGGTGATAAGAAGTTTCTACAGTAGTGAGGCATACTGCAGTATATATAAGAATGTTGCAAAAGTCCATGCAAAAATGATGATGGTTATGATGAATAGGAACCCGAATGAATGTCCTAGTGCTTTTTGGATATGCCCAAAATCCTCATAGCTAGACCTCCATTGCCCCCCTTCTTTTGGCTTTGGTCATGTCTTGTAGAGACCAAACAACTCCTGTAGAATATCGGCTTCTTGGGAGGTGGATGGACACATCAAAGAGATTATAATCACAAGGTCAACTTTCCCATCTTGTAAAGTCCCATTTCTAATCATGTCCATTGTTtaaaattctttcaaatttttatatacatattatttactatttatgatgtttattaactattttttaaaacagattctaACTAAaccagaaaattattttcttttttaaaaaaataaaaaatattgtgttttttaaaacattatttttaaagggctctttaaaaaaaatatatacaaataaggagaataatgaaaaataaaacattatatataaaagttatttttaaaatatttaaaaatattttagattatcaaaaaaatatttttttctacaaGATATcatagaataattttcaaaagttattttttagattgattttgaaaaaatcgaTTACTAAATAGAGATTAAACTCTATTATGTTTGATAGAAGTTAACAGATAAATTCAAAGTGGGGCATATATTTTACAAGTAAGTTTGGCCTCCAACAAAGAACTTCTAGggatttttctgaatttttcggtttgaagtttgaaaaaaaagCTTGGTATTAATTAGATTGATAACTAATGGGACCTTGTGGGTTAATTTATGTTTTATCATTGGCCATGACACTTGATATATCCATAGATATAGATATCGACATCAATCGAATCGCAAAGATACATAAATTTTACGATTAAAAAGGATTGATTTCATCTGATATCGACATTCTAGCGTGGCACAACTGCATTATTCATTCGATCGATATATGTTGTGTATGACTTTCTTGAGAGGATATCCCTCTTATTCACTGGCTTGGATTTCATGGGATATCAATCTTTGCTGTTCTTTTCCAGCTTCACAGTACGTATGTCTCCCTCATGGGTATGGAGTACTTGAAACTGAACCACAAGGTTAAGTACTGAAATGAAATCACTATAAGGATATGGAAGTTATATATAGACTATAGTGGAGGCCAGAAATATGAGACGCACTTATGGATATTGTGTATATTGTGAGCTATTTTTTGGTCCCACACATATGTTGCAGATTAATTCGGGCTTTTGGTACACTTAGGGGAGGTAGAAACTGATCCAAATATGCATGTATCCATCATTTTCTTACACCTTTTGGCATCATGACAAgcacatttttccttttcttttttttctttttttttttgtgtcaaTTTTCACTAGAGCATGGAATTTTGGAGAATTAATTTACATGGTGCAATGGCGCCCTACATACATATTCATCTACCAATAATTTATTGGCATAATTAAGTGCTATAAAGAAGAGAGTGGAAGGTAGTATATACTTTCATGCTCGTTTCTATGGTTACTTCTTACACGATAAAGTCATGTCTGTCTATACATCGGAGCTCCTTCCctttatttaataaatcttatcaataatttgtacggTTTATACTCTTTGACTCTATCCATgaattattcaataataaatcTTTCATAATGAGATCTACTTATATAATAACGATATTTAATTATGAAGATTAGTCAAATAGTTGACCCTATTAGTCCATTCACGAAGGAATCggaaataaagagaaaaatgaaaattaccttaaaaatattacataaaaaGTAACGGAACTTGTAAAACTTTATTGTCCAAAACAACCCGCCAACAAACTTTTATATCCTTTTGTATCCACCAAGCATATGCAAAACCTTCTCAGTCCACGTCACTCCATTCCCCCTCCCACAATTTGTTTGTCCATTCTTCCTTGCCACAAAAGTTGGTATACATGTAACACTTTATTGTCCAAAACAATACAActaaagaagatttttttttttttttttttatccgcCAAACACTGTTCTGGAAATGTCTCTTAAAAGTAATCTAAAATCTCTCCAATCGTGAAAGTAACTTAAATCTCTCTTATTTCGTAAGGTTCTCTTCCTCGATTATTTTATTCACGATTTTAGAACTACGataaaatacttcatttttactttttttttttaaattaatctaACTTTGAAGTATTTCTATACATTAGTAAATTTTAATGTCATCATCAAATATAATCAATTTAAAGTAGACATTAGCTAACAGACATCACTCCTGTGTACTCCACCTACAAACTAGCATATGTGCACCCTGCCTACacattaacatatatatatatatatatataaagttcataaaatagttttataatatacatcaaacttatttcacacattttaattttataaggcTTTGATCgaaataatatgagaaaatcatttttttaatatttttattctttttttgatattttctaatAAAGAATTATAACCAAAGATAtaacagaaaaaagaaatgatataAATGTGTCATGAGAAACCTTTGGATCAAATGGATGGAAAGGTCAACGTCTATGATAAaccaataaattattatgaaacttcagattttttttaaaaaaccaagCATAACTAGATCTTCGAAACTTTATAATATCAGCAAACCCATAAATACAAAGAAGCTAGCAACAATTTTACTTATGTACATACCTCCATACCCCAAAAACTAGAGCAAGGCTTCCTTATCCAGGACAATGCATGCATGATTGTGAAAATCTCCCAATACAGAGAAGGAAAACGAAAATATCAAAATGCAAACCTACAATATTGAATTTTTGGTGGCTCTAGACTAGTGGAGCTAAactttttccttctcattttccttCATCTACTGCATGCCCATCCTCCtgatcctttttcttttcaaagctcTCAAGGTTGATGGACTTATACCACTTCGCGCAGAACACGTAAATCACAAAATCGATCACTGTTAGCACGGCGATAAGGAAGTAAAACCGGTCCAGATGACCGGTATTTAGGTCTTCCGGGATCCAACCAGGGTTGTCACCTCTAGTTGTGACCCCCATCACAATATTAACCAGCAAACTACTCACATAATTGCCTAGAGAGATGGAAGCCATGCACAAAGAGCTTCCAAGGCTTTTTATCCCATCTGGGGCTTGCCCATTGAAGAACTCCAGCTGCCCTACATACATGAAAACTTCAGAAGCGCCTACAAGAACATACTGTGGAGTTTGCCAAAATATGCTTAAAGAGCTAGCCTCTTCATTGGGGGAAACCCTACGGAGCCTCCCGAGCTCCGTTAAACCAGCAGCTATCATTGCTGCTATACCAATGATGAGCCCGATACCCATTCGTTGGAGCTCACTCATGCCCTTAGGGTTTCCAGTTAATTTTCCGGAGATGGGCACCAAGATTTGGCGGTAAATTCCAGTGCAAAGAAGCACACTGAATATGTCAAATGCTGACATGCTGGCAGCTGGAATCTCGAAGTTGCCGATCTTTCTGTTCATCACATCTCCTTGCTCGACAAATAGGGAAGCCATTTGAGTGAAGATAACAGAGTATATGATGGTGCATAGCCATATTGGCAACATTTTTATAACACATTTGGCTTCTTCAACTTGAGTCACAGTGCAAAGTCTCCATGGATTAGGGTCCACCATATCGGCCTCTATCATCGTGGCGGCCTTGTCTAGGAACCTGATCAATATCAAGGATGTTGTtaataaatagatgaaaatataataaatttttaacaaaaaaaaaaaaaaaaaaaagaagaagaagaaaaagaaaaaagaaaaaaaagcaaaaacaactaCTTACTCAATCTCATTGCTGTGAAGAATCTTCCTACTACCTTTGATGGCAGATTCTGATCCTTCTAGCTCATACAAACCATCACCATTTTCAGGAACAACGACATCCCATTTGCGGAAGGCAGCGACGAATACCTGAGCAACTCGGGGCAAAGGGTTGCCACACGGTTTAATATGCCGATAACCCGATGAGCCACACAAGAATATTACTAGGGCAATAATAGCTGAACCTGTTGACACCAGGAACCCTAGTGTCCATTTCCCAGAATCCTCAAAATAGACCAAAATGGTGTTGGAAAAGAGAGACCCCAAGTTAAGTGCAAAGTAGAAATAGCTGAAGAAAACTGTCTTGGAGTTCATTTCTCTAGGGTTTGTCTCATCGAATTGATCTGCTCCAAGGGTGGCTAGCGTGGGTTGGTGCCCGCCATAACCAAAGGCCACTAAATATATGGAGGAGTAGAAAACGCCGAGTCCTACGGAAGAAGATGGCGAGCACAGCGTGGTTCTATCACCACAGCCCTTGGGTTCAATCAAGAAAAGCCAGGATGATAGCGATAATAGCAACAAACCCTAATCACCATGCAAAAATTATTCCCACACATATCAATAGTATTACTCAAAACAATTCAGATCattgttgaaaaagaaatggtGATGATCATATATATTACCAGCACTAAGATGACTTGAAAGATGGCACAAGTCAAGTATCGACCCCAGTAGGAATCACTGAGAAATGCTCCAATCAATGAGCATAAATATACAGTTCCAGTCCACTTGCTGACACTGTTGGCAGCATTAGCATTGTCTTGAGAAAGAACTCTGGTTAAGAACAAAACCAAGTTCACTCCAACTCCAAAGAAAGCTAGTGTTGCTAGGCCTTGATTTGCTGCATCAGAAAGGAAGAAATCAAGATCACTTTACAgaaaccaaaagagaaaaaaagttgGTAAAAAATTTCCCAAGTTGAGAAAAGCTTTTTGGGCTTtgagaaaaaccaaaaacatgGAATTCCTCTATTGAGAACCCTtatcattttccaaaatatataCTTCTTTGAATGAATTTTTTGACAGTATGCGTAGTAAGCGTTCCAACTCCTGACAAGCTTATCAAAGAATTTCTAGTATGTTTTGATAAGTACCCAATAGGAGACTAGCTGATTTCCACCCTCCTGTGGCATTTCCAGTGAtgaagccttgaaattgaaaagcacccatcatcttcttcttcttcttctcttcattCCCATGCCAGTCTCTGTTCACAGCTTCTGATCCTCCAACTCTATTAGTTTCTTGGCGAACCTGTTTgattcaaatgaaaaaataataaataaataaaaattaaaaatagaaaggaaaaaaggagataaaaatatcaaaaaaaaaaaaaaatcggtaaAATTACATCAAGATTGATAAAattacatcattaaataaatgtTCTTAAATtttgtgtaaaaaaaattatattatatcaagaAGTAAATGCATAACTAATTTTGGGTATACCACGACCATGTTTCTACTAATGGGCTGGGCTGGCCCAAGACATATTT
Proteins encoded in this region:
- the LOC100253545 gene encoding protein NRT1/ PTR FAMILY 7.1, whose amino-acid sequence is MVPLNTTNEIALQVRQETNRVGGSEAVNRDWHGNEEKKKKKMMGAFQFQGFITGNATGGWKSASLLLANQGLATLAFFGVGVNLVLFLTRVLSQDNANAANSVSKWTGTVYLCSLIGAFLSDSYWGRYLTCAIFQVILVLGLLLLSLSSWLFLIEPKGCGDRTTLCSPSSSVGLGVFYSSIYLVAFGYGGHQPTLATLGADQFDETNPREMNSKTVFFSYFYFALNLGSLFSNTILVYFEDSGKWTLGFLVSTGSAIIALVIFLCGSSGYRHIKPCGNPLPRVAQVFVAAFRKWDVVVPENGDGLYELEGSESAIKGSRKILHSNEIEFLDKAATMIEADMVDPNPWRLCTVTQVEEAKCVIKMLPIWLCTIIYSVIFTQMASLFVEQGDVMNRKIGNFEIPAASMSAFDIFSVLLCTGIYRQILVPISGKLTGNPKGMSELQRMGIGLIIGIAAMIAAGLTELGRLRRVSPNEEASSLSIFWQTPQYVLVGASEVFMYVGQLEFFNGQAPDGIKSLGSSLCMASISLGNYVSSLLVNIVMGVTTRGDNPGWIPEDLNTGHLDRFYFLIAVLTVIDFVIYVFCAKWYKSINLESFEKKKDQEDGHAVDEGK